From the Calliopsis andreniformis isolate RMS-2024a chromosome 4, iyCalAndr_principal, whole genome shotgun sequence genome, one window contains:
- the Afti gene encoding aftiphilin isoform X2, with the protein MAFPPLVSSTPPPLDNFRDSEEDEFGDFTTGGIDGLSISSDSPYKLTTPIQTPLPSQNTSPKVNGIPTVSEDSSTIVLKPTISEEFLVLEKTDNIVSNIKLQTKVENVNEENDSQKSLANVNNNDTEASIEKGVFGGVGLTSDNSSFGESEQEASHNNLEDVEPLSLDLGDPTAAPDTTQSLDNDFYDYEKFKDSQEWISNVSTDIPNTDYFEFQAAENISNNLDAFSKDINTGNKKESSLDFENSVEEPTIERQGIENINVSNEKDMFELKVDDSKSVNIEHTVFHSSVNDLLNVNETEDDYPHNSQVENEAINDFYQFSENENVEVKNNFLSSAPLPDSSCSSEEFDKALQIEEFHDYSAENSKKKDESIFEDDDFGDFTNFTEQTQFEKVDEIKVPDQNEDDDFGDFNDFESFEHSVVEHPQFNLKESISRIENRTAANKIEDIITTMFSMDSEQCEIHVQSLITETDKVWQNIKSVEETNALTYQWANSISNNMMLKSLGIDSRNILFGPRWNPNVPRFAANLGFTPLEPIKATADVLTATSTNINKTQSSTNSEEVPAAQFDWNSSGLVNPLEAKVDVSRERCNSISKTEMTDSLESDALKSQKRSQSSKMIEPLPSPRIPERKRKTDIDVGHKSRNIGPQRSIPIEKQFLTNEKQHIERQLSIEKQYLSAEKSNSGDVYRGKSAVNKRSGSEHVVMDRFGRVMPVQPETARVLNRLPDLSFLSARTLLFDREHKQITCDLDIMSRKMPG; encoded by the exons ATGGCGTTTCCACCACTTGTTAGCTCTACGCCTCCTCCTTTAGATAATTTTAGAGATTCTGAAGAAGATGAATTTGGAGATTTTACAACTGGAGGCATAGATG GATTGTCTATATCATCAGATTCGCCCTATAAACTTACAACACCTATTCAAACACCTTTACCATCTCAAAATACCTCACCAAAAGTAAATGGCATTCCAACTGTATCTGAAGATAGTTCAACTATAGTTCTAAAACCAACCATTTCAGAAGAGTTTTTAGTTCTTGAAAAAACAGATAACATTGTAAGCAACATTAAATTACAGACAAAAGTTGAAAATGTCAATGAAGAAAACGATTCTCAAAAAAGTTTAGCAAATGTAAACAATAACGATACTGAAGCTAGTATAGAGAAAGGAGTCTTTGGAGGAGTTGGTTTGACCAGTGACAATAGTAGTTTTGGAGAGAGTGAACAGGAAGCTTCTCATAATAATTTAGAAGATGTAGAACCTCTTAGTTTGGATTTGGGAGATCCAactgctgctcctgatacaacaCAATCTCtagataatgatttttatgactacgaAAAGTTTAAAGATTCTCAAGAGTGGATTTCAAATGTATCTACAGACATTCCAAATACAGATTATTTTGAATTTCAAGCAGCTgaaaatatttcgaataatttggACGCTTTCAGTAAAGACATTAACACTGGtaataaaaaagaatcaagtttaGATTTCGAAAATTCAGTTGAGGAGCCAACAATAGAAAGGCAGGGTATAGAAAACATAAATGTGTCTAATGAAAAAGATATGtttgaattgaaggttgatgattcaaagTCAGTAAATATTGAACATACAGTTTTTCATAGTTCAGTTAATGATCTTTTGAACGTGAATGAAACGGAAGATGACTATCCACATAATAGTCAAGTAGAAAATGAGGCTATCAAtgatttttatcaattttctgaaaatgaaaatgtggaagttaaaaataattttctgtcTTCTGCACCACTGCCAGATAGTAGTTGTTCAAGTGAAGAGTTTGATAAAGCTCTTCAGATAGAAgaatttcatgattattctgcagAAAACAGTAAAAAGAAAGATGAATCAAtatttgaggatgatgattttgGCGATTTTACTAATTTCACGGAGCAAACTCAATTTGAAAAGGTCGATGAAATAAAAGTACCTGATCAAAACGAGGATGATGATTTTGGAGACTTCAATGATTTTGAATCATTTGAGCATTCTGtagtagaacatccacaatttaaTTTGAAGGAATCAATTTCTCGAATAGAGAATAGAACT GCTGCAAACAAAATAGAAGATATAATAACTACAATGTTTTCAATGGACTCGGAACAATGTGAGATCCATGTACAATCATTAATAACTGAAACAGATAAAGTCTGGCAGAATATTAAGAGTGTAGAAGAAACAAATGCTTTGACATACCAATGGGCAAACAGTATCAGTAATAATATGATGTTAAAATCTCTTGGTATAGATTCTCGTAATATC TTGTTTGGGCCAAGATGGAATCCAAACGTTCCAAGATTTGCTGCAAATCTTGGCTTTACTCCTTTAGAACCAATCAAAGCAACAGCTGATGTTCTAACAGCTACTTCGACAAACATCAACAAAACACAATCATCAACTAATTCAGAA GAAGTACCTGCTGCTCAATTCGATTGGAATAGTTCTGGGCTTGTTAATCCTTTAGAAGCTA AAGTAGATGTCAGTCGCGAGCGGTGCAATTCGATCTCCAAAACAGAGATGACAGACTCTTTAGAGAGTGATGCGTTGAAATCTCAGAAACGCTCCCAATCTTCAAAGATGATAGAACCTTTACCATCTCCTCGTATACCAGAACGGAAGAGAAAAACAGATATTGATGTAGGACATAAATCAAGAAATATTGGTCCTCAGAGGAGTATCCCAATAGAGAAACAGTTTTTGACAAACGAAAAACAACATATAGAAAGGCAACtttcgattgaaaaacagtattTGTCAGCAGAAAAATCGAATTCAGGAGATGTTTACCGTGGTAAATCAGCAGTGAATAAGAGATCAGGTTCTGAACATGTAGTAATGGACAGATTTGGAAGAGTTATGCCTGTACAACCAGAAACGGCAAGGGTATTAAATCGACTACCAGATCTCTCTTTCTTGAGTGCGAGAACGTTGTTATTCGATCGCGAACATAAACAGATCACCTGTGACTTGGATATTATGAGTCGTAAGATGCCTGGCTGA
- the Afti gene encoding aftiphilin isoform X1, with the protein MAFPPLVSSTPPPLDNFRDSEEDEFGDFTTGGIDGLSISSDSPYKLTTPIQTPLPSQNTSPKVNGIPTVSEDSSTIVLKPTISEEFLVLEKTDNIVSNIKLQTKVENVNEENDSQKSLANVNNNDTEASIEKGVFGGVGLTSDNSSFGESEQEASHNNLEDVEPLSLDLGDPTAAPDTTQSLDNDFYDYEKFKDSQEWISNVSTDIPNTDYFEFQAAENISNNLDAFSKDINTGNKKESSLDFENSVEEPTIERQGIENINVSNEKDMFELKVDDSKSVNIEHTVFHSSVNDLLNVNETEDDYPHNSQVENEAINDFYQFSENENVEVKNNFLSSAPLPDSSCSSEEFDKALQIEEFHDYSAENSKKKDESIFEDDDFGDFTNFTEQTQFEKVDEIKVPDQNEDDDFGDFNDFESFEHSVVEHPQFNLKESISRIENRTAANKIEDIITTMFSMDSEQCEIHVQSLITETDKVWQNIKSVEETNALTYQWANSISNNMMLKSLGIDSRNILFGPRWNPNVPRFAANLGFTPLEPIKATADVLTATSTNINKTQSSTNSEEVPAAQFDWNSSGLVNPLEASGGLSALLPLDFLCPFDPLLTSHSSTNSESYRRPSSARNPVHHQVDVSRERCNSISKTEMTDSLESDALKSQKRSQSSKMIEPLPSPRIPERKRKTDIDVGHKSRNIGPQRSIPIEKQFLTNEKQHIERQLSIEKQYLSAEKSNSGDVYRGKSAVNKRSGSEHVVMDRFGRVMPVQPETARVLNRLPDLSFLSARTLLFDREHKQITCDLDIMSRKMPG; encoded by the exons ATGGCGTTTCCACCACTTGTTAGCTCTACGCCTCCTCCTTTAGATAATTTTAGAGATTCTGAAGAAGATGAATTTGGAGATTTTACAACTGGAGGCATAGATG GATTGTCTATATCATCAGATTCGCCCTATAAACTTACAACACCTATTCAAACACCTTTACCATCTCAAAATACCTCACCAAAAGTAAATGGCATTCCAACTGTATCTGAAGATAGTTCAACTATAGTTCTAAAACCAACCATTTCAGAAGAGTTTTTAGTTCTTGAAAAAACAGATAACATTGTAAGCAACATTAAATTACAGACAAAAGTTGAAAATGTCAATGAAGAAAACGATTCTCAAAAAAGTTTAGCAAATGTAAACAATAACGATACTGAAGCTAGTATAGAGAAAGGAGTCTTTGGAGGAGTTGGTTTGACCAGTGACAATAGTAGTTTTGGAGAGAGTGAACAGGAAGCTTCTCATAATAATTTAGAAGATGTAGAACCTCTTAGTTTGGATTTGGGAGATCCAactgctgctcctgatacaacaCAATCTCtagataatgatttttatgactacgaAAAGTTTAAAGATTCTCAAGAGTGGATTTCAAATGTATCTACAGACATTCCAAATACAGATTATTTTGAATTTCAAGCAGCTgaaaatatttcgaataatttggACGCTTTCAGTAAAGACATTAACACTGGtaataaaaaagaatcaagtttaGATTTCGAAAATTCAGTTGAGGAGCCAACAATAGAAAGGCAGGGTATAGAAAACATAAATGTGTCTAATGAAAAAGATATGtttgaattgaaggttgatgattcaaagTCAGTAAATATTGAACATACAGTTTTTCATAGTTCAGTTAATGATCTTTTGAACGTGAATGAAACGGAAGATGACTATCCACATAATAGTCAAGTAGAAAATGAGGCTATCAAtgatttttatcaattttctgaaaatgaaaatgtggaagttaaaaataattttctgtcTTCTGCACCACTGCCAGATAGTAGTTGTTCAAGTGAAGAGTTTGATAAAGCTCTTCAGATAGAAgaatttcatgattattctgcagAAAACAGTAAAAAGAAAGATGAATCAAtatttgaggatgatgattttgGCGATTTTACTAATTTCACGGAGCAAACTCAATTTGAAAAGGTCGATGAAATAAAAGTACCTGATCAAAACGAGGATGATGATTTTGGAGACTTCAATGATTTTGAATCATTTGAGCATTCTGtagtagaacatccacaatttaaTTTGAAGGAATCAATTTCTCGAATAGAGAATAGAACT GCTGCAAACAAAATAGAAGATATAATAACTACAATGTTTTCAATGGACTCGGAACAATGTGAGATCCATGTACAATCATTAATAACTGAAACAGATAAAGTCTGGCAGAATATTAAGAGTGTAGAAGAAACAAATGCTTTGACATACCAATGGGCAAACAGTATCAGTAATAATATGATGTTAAAATCTCTTGGTATAGATTCTCGTAATATC TTGTTTGGGCCAAGATGGAATCCAAACGTTCCAAGATTTGCTGCAAATCTTGGCTTTACTCCTTTAGAACCAATCAAAGCAACAGCTGATGTTCTAACAGCTACTTCGACAAACATCAACAAAACACAATCATCAACTAATTCAGAA GAAGTACCTGCTGCTCAATTCGATTGGAATAGTTCTGGGCTTGTTAATCCTTTAGAAGCTA GTGGTGGGTTATCTGCTCTTCTACCTCTGGATTTTTTGTGCCCCTTTGATCCTTTACTAACATCCCACAGTTCCACAAACTCTGAATCCTATCGTCGACCAAGTAGCGCAAGGAATCCTGTTCATCATC AAGTAGATGTCAGTCGCGAGCGGTGCAATTCGATCTCCAAAACAGAGATGACAGACTCTTTAGAGAGTGATGCGTTGAAATCTCAGAAACGCTCCCAATCTTCAAAGATGATAGAACCTTTACCATCTCCTCGTATACCAGAACGGAAGAGAAAAACAGATATTGATGTAGGACATAAATCAAGAAATATTGGTCCTCAGAGGAGTATCCCAATAGAGAAACAGTTTTTGACAAACGAAAAACAACATATAGAAAGGCAACtttcgattgaaaaacagtattTGTCAGCAGAAAAATCGAATTCAGGAGATGTTTACCGTGGTAAATCAGCAGTGAATAAGAGATCAGGTTCTGAACATGTAGTAATGGACAGATTTGGAAGAGTTATGCCTGTACAACCAGAAACGGCAAGGGTATTAAATCGACTACCAGATCTCTCTTTCTTGAGTGCGAGAACGTTGTTATTCGATCGCGAACATAAACAGATCACCTGTGACTTGGATATTATGAGTCGTAAGATGCCTGGCTGA